The Streptomyces sp. HSG2 genome has a segment encoding these proteins:
- the ybaK gene encoding Cys-tRNA(Pro) deacylase → MARNTRRQRPGGTPATSALTAAGVAYTLHAYDHDPAGASYGEEAAEALGVPAERVFKTLVADIDGTLTVAVVPVAGKLDMKALASAVGGKRAAMADPVLAERTTGYVRGGISPLGQRRRLRTVLDDSAPAHPTICVSAGRRGLEVELAPADLATLTGAVLAPIGRS, encoded by the coding sequence ATGGCGAGGAACACCAGGCGACAACGGCCGGGCGGCACCCCGGCCACCTCGGCGCTCACGGCGGCGGGGGTGGCGTACACGCTGCACGCCTACGACCACGACCCCGCCGGGGCGTCCTACGGCGAGGAGGCCGCCGAGGCGCTGGGCGTCCCCGCGGAGCGGGTGTTCAAGACCCTGGTGGCGGACATCGACGGCACGCTCACCGTGGCGGTCGTCCCGGTGGCGGGCAAGCTGGACATGAAGGCGCTCGCCTCGGCCGTCGGCGGCAAACGCGCCGCGATGGCCGATCCGGTCCTCGCGGAACGCACCACCGGCTACGTCAGGGGAGGCATCTCCCCACTGGGGCAGCGCAGACGCCTGCGGACGGTGCTGGACGACTCCGCCCCCGCGCATCCCACCATCTGCGTGTCGGCCGGCCGTCGGGGGCTGGAGGTGGAACTGGCCCCGGCCGACCTGGCCACGCTCACCGGCGCGGTCCTGGCGCCGATCGGCCGTTCCTGA
- a CDS encoding LON peptidase substrate-binding domain-containing protein, with the protein MTTVRLPLFPLNSVLFPGLVLPLDVFEERYRAMMRELLKTPEDEPRRFALVAIRDGHEVAPSGPGLPDPTAARDRGPTAGFGPDPLRAFHRIGCVADAATVRERPDGTFEVLATGTTRVRLVSVDTDGPFLTAELEPLPEEPGDEAGALAEGVLRAFRAYQKRLAGARERSLAAGAELPDEPGVVSYLVAAAMMLDTPTRQRLLQAPDTASRLREELRLLRTETALIRTLPSLPASDLTRGPTSPN; encoded by the coding sequence GTGACCACCGTCCGGCTGCCGCTCTTCCCGCTGAACTCCGTACTGTTCCCGGGGCTGGTGCTCCCCCTCGACGTCTTCGAGGAGCGCTATCGCGCCATGATGCGCGAACTGCTCAAGACGCCCGAGGACGAGCCACGTCGTTTCGCCCTCGTCGCCATCCGCGACGGCCACGAGGTGGCGCCGAGCGGCCCGGGGCTACCCGACCCCACCGCGGCGCGGGACCGCGGTCCGACCGCCGGTTTCGGGCCCGACCCTCTCCGCGCGTTCCACCGGATCGGCTGCGTGGCCGACGCGGCGACCGTACGGGAGCGTCCGGACGGCACCTTCGAGGTGCTCGCGACGGGGACGACCCGGGTGCGCCTGGTGTCGGTGGACACCGACGGCCCCTTCCTCACCGCCGAGCTGGAGCCGTTGCCCGAGGAGCCGGGCGACGAGGCCGGGGCACTGGCCGAGGGGGTGCTGAGGGCCTTCCGCGCCTACCAGAAACGCCTCGCCGGAGCACGGGAGCGCTCGCTGGCCGCTGGTGCCGAACTCCCGGACGAGCCGGGGGTGGTCTCGTACCTCGTGGCCGCGGCGATGATGCTCGACACGCCGACCAGACAACGGCTCCTCCAGGCCCCGGACACCGCCTCCCGGCTGCGGGAGGAACTGCGACTCCTGCGCACCGAGACCGCCCTCATCCGTACGCTCCCCTCACTGCCCGCGTCGGACCTGACCCGCGGGCCCACCAGCCCGAACTGA
- a CDS encoding AAA family ATPase: protein MTAPLTPPPPSRPPSREHAPSPEPLEERSGPAEGEAGAGVARYGEQDGPGMKTEAREAALTVVALAVSGVLFGLLWWWLTPRVPLIGERNDGNWVVYLKDSEGEQSIAVDGTFALLGVGFGVLAAVILFVVRRRGGPALVVALGLGTLLGSLVAWRVGVWLGPPQDVVAHARSAGEGATFPAPLRLGAKGALLAWPLAALAVHLALTGMFGPRDPEQESAFPEPPREGEDSEDRSPGGP from the coding sequence GTGACCGCACCGCTGACGCCGCCGCCGCCGTCCCGCCCGCCCTCCCGGGAACACGCTCCGAGCCCCGAGCCCTTGGAGGAGAGGTCCGGCCCGGCGGAGGGCGAGGCCGGTGCCGGCGTCGCCCGGTACGGAGAACAGGACGGTCCGGGAATGAAGACCGAAGCGCGGGAGGCCGCCCTCACCGTGGTGGCCCTGGCCGTATCCGGGGTGCTGTTCGGCCTGCTGTGGTGGTGGCTGACCCCTCGGGTGCCGCTGATCGGCGAGCGGAACGACGGGAACTGGGTGGTCTACCTCAAGGACTCCGAGGGCGAGCAGTCGATCGCCGTCGACGGCACCTTCGCGCTGCTCGGCGTGGGCTTCGGCGTGTTGGCGGCGGTGATCCTCTTCGTGGTCAGGCGGCGTGGCGGACCGGCGCTCGTCGTGGCCCTCGGTCTGGGAACGCTGCTGGGGTCGCTCGTCGCGTGGCGGGTCGGGGTCTGGCTCGGGCCTCCGCAGGACGTGGTCGCCCACGCTCGGTCGGCGGGCGAGGGCGCGACCTTCCCCGCCCCGCTGAGACTGGGTGCCAAGGGGGCGTTGCTGGCCTGGCCGCTCGCGGCGCTCGCCGTGCATCTGGCCCTCACCGGGATGTTCGGTCCTCGGGATCCGGAGCAGGAGTCGGCCTTCCCCGAGCCGCCGCGGGAGGGGGAGGACTCCGAGGATCGTTCCCCGGGCGGACCGTGA